One genomic segment of Vibrio sp. SCSIO 43136 includes these proteins:
- a CDS encoding SulP family inorganic anion transporter yields the protein MFEFPQFSNHSVKNDVLSGLTVALALVPEAVAFAFVAGVDPMVGLYAAFIVGLITSIFGGRPGMISGATGAMAVVMTSLVLSHGIQYLFAAVLLAGLLQIAAGIFKLGKFIRMVPHPVMIGFVNGLAIVIFLAQLGQFKAPDLSGALTWLPQDQMLLMLGLVALTMGIIHFLPKFTTAVPSSLVAIVTVTLLVQVLGLDTRTVVDFLRAMSGDEAATLAGSLPTFSIPSVPVTLETLQVILPYAIILAAIGLIESLLTLTVVDEMTNTRGQSNRECVGQGFANVTCSMFGAMGGCAMIGQSMINVNSGGRGRLSGIVAAVMLLVFILFASSLIEMIPLAALVGVMFMVVIGTFEWATFKLARRVPKQDFFVIVLVTVVTVFTDLAVAVMVGVIASALMFAWEHAKHIYASSHINEEGSKEYHINGPVFFGSAANFLELFDAANDPQDVIVDFAKSRVTDHSAIEAIETLAERYSAVGKTLHLRHLSQDCRALLHKAGSLVEINVKEDPSYKVATDILAG from the coding sequence ATGTTCGAATTTCCACAGTTTTCTAATCACTCAGTAAAAAATGACGTTCTGTCAGGCCTTACTGTTGCACTTGCTTTGGTGCCAGAAGCGGTCGCTTTTGCTTTCGTTGCTGGTGTAGACCCTATGGTTGGCCTATACGCAGCTTTCATTGTTGGCCTAATCACCTCAATTTTTGGTGGTCGCCCAGGCATGATTTCGGGTGCGACTGGCGCAATGGCAGTTGTCATGACAAGCCTTGTACTTAGCCACGGTATTCAATACCTGTTCGCCGCAGTTTTACTTGCAGGCCTTCTACAGATCGCCGCCGGTATCTTCAAGCTGGGTAAATTTATCCGCATGGTGCCGCACCCAGTAATGATCGGCTTTGTTAACGGCTTGGCGATTGTGATCTTCTTAGCTCAGCTCGGTCAATTTAAAGCCCCTGATCTAAGTGGTGCATTGACTTGGTTGCCGCAAGACCAAATGCTGCTCATGCTGGGCCTTGTAGCGCTGACAATGGGTATCATTCACTTCTTACCTAAGTTCACCACTGCGGTACCGTCATCACTGGTTGCTATCGTAACGGTAACCCTACTGGTTCAGGTGCTTGGTCTTGATACTCGTACCGTTGTAGACTTCCTGCGCGCCATGTCTGGTGACGAAGCTGCAACACTTGCAGGTAGCCTGCCAACCTTCTCGATTCCAAGCGTGCCAGTCACCCTAGAGACACTACAAGTTATCTTGCCTTACGCTATTATTCTTGCAGCGATTGGTTTGATTGAATCACTGCTAACTCTGACCGTTGTTGATGAAATGACGAATACCCGTGGTCAATCCAACCGCGAGTGTGTCGGCCAGGGTTTCGCCAACGTGACATGTTCAATGTTTGGTGCAATGGGTGGTTGTGCGATGATCGGTCAGTCAATGATCAACGTAAACTCAGGCGGTCGTGGTCGACTATCGGGCATCGTTGCTGCAGTAATGCTACTGGTATTTATCTTATTTGCATCAAGCCTAATCGAGATGATCCCACTGGCTGCACTGGTTGGCGTAATGTTCATGGTAGTTATCGGTACGTTTGAATGGGCAACCTTCAAACTTGCACGTCGTGTACCTAAGCAAGATTTCTTTGTTATCGTGCTGGTGACGGTAGTCACCGTATTTACGGACCTTGCGGTTGCAGTTATGGTCGGTGTTATCGCTTCTGCGCTTATGTTTGCTTGGGAACACGCCAAGCACATCTACGCAAGCAGCCACATCAACGAAGAAGGCTCAAAAGAGTACCACATCAATGGCCCAGTATTCTTCGGTTCAGCCGCTAACTTCCTAGAGCTGTTTGACGCTGCAAATGATCCGCAAGATGTGATTGTTGATTTTGCGAAATCGCGTGTGACTGACCACTCAGCAATTGAGGCGATTGAAACGCTAGCTGAGCGCTATAGTGCGGTAGGTAAAACACTTCATCTACGTCACTTGAGCCAAGACTGCCGTGCGCTACTGCACAAAGCAGGTAGCCTAGTTGAAATCAACGTAAAAGAAGATCCGAGCTACAAAGTTGCAACGGATATTCTCGCTGGCTAA
- a CDS encoding low molecular weight protein-tyrosine-phosphatase, producing MKKVLVVCLGNICRSPTAEAVLRAKVAQAGADIRVDSAGTGAYHVGERPDSRSRAAGEKRGYSFKGIYARQVESQDFEQFDLVLAADRSNLDDLLRQCPDHLAHKVKLFLSFGEGVTEEIPDPYYGGDKGFELVLDLIEDASQGVIEALK from the coding sequence GTGAAAAAGGTATTAGTGGTTTGTTTAGGTAACATTTGCCGCTCGCCAACTGCAGAAGCAGTTCTCCGAGCGAAAGTTGCTCAAGCGGGGGCCGATATCCGTGTCGATTCTGCAGGAACAGGGGCTTACCACGTAGGGGAAAGGCCAGACAGCCGCTCAAGAGCGGCAGGGGAGAAGCGTGGCTATAGTTTTAAAGGCATTTATGCTAGACAAGTAGAGAGTCAGGACTTTGAGCAGTTTGATTTGGTTTTGGCCGCAGATAGAAGCAACTTAGACGATCTTTTACGCCAATGCCCTGACCATTTGGCTCATAAGGTGAAACTGTTTTTAAGTTTTGGTGAAGGGGTGACGGAGGAAATTCCCGATCCTTATTATGGTGGTGATAAAGGGTTCGAGCTGGTATTAGACCTGATTGAAGACGCCAGCCAAGGTGTTATCGAAGCCCTAAAATAG
- the cobO gene encoding cob(I)yrinic acid a,c-diamide adenosyltransferase, which produces MSADHDSNKTQQDRHKARQQKVKEKVDEKIAQAQEVKGLLLVITGNGKGKSTSGFGTVCRAVGHGLKCSVAQFIKGTWDNGERNLLEKLGVEFQVMATGFTWETQNKQADTDAAQQVWQECKRMLQDESIDVVLFDELTYMVSYGYIELAEVLEALKNRPKMQSVIITGRGAHREITELADTVSEVRNVKHAFENGVKALKGVDW; this is translated from the coding sequence GTGTCAGCCGATCACGATTCAAATAAAACACAGCAAGACCGCCACAAGGCTCGCCAACAAAAAGTCAAAGAAAAGGTCGACGAGAAAATCGCTCAGGCGCAAGAAGTCAAAGGCTTACTTCTTGTCATCACAGGTAACGGTAAGGGCAAGTCCACCTCGGGTTTCGGTACTGTCTGCCGAGCGGTTGGACATGGCTTAAAGTGTTCTGTCGCTCAGTTTATCAAAGGCACCTGGGATAACGGTGAACGTAACCTACTGGAAAAGCTAGGGGTTGAATTTCAGGTGATGGCGACAGGATTTACTTGGGAGACTCAAAACAAGCAAGCCGATACCGATGCAGCGCAACAAGTTTGGCAAGAGTGTAAACGTATGCTGCAAGACGAATCCATCGATGTGGTGTTATTTGATGAGCTCACCTACATGGTGAGCTATGGCTATATTGAGCTTGCGGAAGTGTTAGAAGCACTCAAAAATAGACCAAAGATGCAGTCCGTGATCATCACCGGACGCGGTGCTCACCGAGAAATTACTGAGTTGGCTGATACCGTATCTGAAGTTCGTAATGTTAAGCACGCTTTTGAAAATGGTGTGAAAGCACTTAAAGGTGTGGACTGGTAA
- a CDS encoding nuclear transport factor 2 family protein — MTVDAYWQAMQSNDFELASSWLSDTVEIDWPLTNERICGKRNFIEINQQYPAQGLWSFRIERMVVQGDEVVTDVAISDGVRKDRAVTFHRVQSGKIVHQTEYWPENYAAAEWRSDWVVPIR; from the coding sequence ATGACTGTTGATGCGTATTGGCAGGCTATGCAAAGCAATGATTTCGAGTTGGCCTCATCTTGGCTCTCCGATACGGTTGAGATTGATTGGCCACTGACGAACGAGCGTATTTGTGGCAAACGCAATTTCATTGAAATCAATCAACAATACCCAGCGCAAGGATTGTGGAGCTTTCGAATCGAACGAATGGTTGTTCAAGGCGATGAGGTGGTGACGGATGTGGCCATCAGTGATGGGGTAAGAAAAGATCGAGCGGTCACCTTTCATCGAGTTCAGTCTGGGAAGATCGTGCACCAAACAGAGTATTGGCCGGAGAACTATGCCGCGGCTGAGTGGCGAAGTGACTGGGTGGTCCCGATTCGCTAG
- a CDS encoding DJ-1/PfpI family protein, producing MNIGIFIYPDAEVLDFSGPFEVFSTAGRFLTNPPQVFFIAESTQPVVARGGMQVLPHYDIANHPKLDLLVVVGGVHTEMLNNIPVIEWLAQVRATQLVSICTGAFLLAKAKRYQNMQVTTHWEDQVDLANMFPDLEVLPDLRWVNGEFGYSSGGISAGIDLSLHLVEKYYGASIAKSTALQMEYRWQQDPKENSNEQ from the coding sequence ATGAATATTGGAATATTTATCTACCCAGACGCAGAAGTGCTCGATTTTAGTGGCCCTTTTGAAGTGTTCTCGACCGCGGGTCGATTTCTTACTAACCCTCCCCAAGTTTTCTTCATCGCCGAAAGCACTCAGCCTGTGGTTGCTCGTGGCGGTATGCAAGTGCTTCCTCATTATGATATTGCCAATCACCCAAAACTGGATCTGCTGGTTGTGGTGGGGGGTGTACATACCGAAATGCTAAACAATATCCCTGTGATCGAATGGTTGGCGCAAGTACGTGCAACTCAACTGGTATCGATCTGTACGGGGGCATTTTTGCTGGCTAAAGCAAAACGTTATCAAAACATGCAGGTGACAACGCATTGGGAAGACCAAGTGGATCTGGCGAACATGTTCCCAGACCTTGAAGTGCTTCCTGACCTACGCTGGGTCAATGGCGAGTTTGGCTACTCTTCCGGTGGGATATCGGCCGGGATTGATCTTAGCTTGCACTTGGTTGAAAAGTATTATGGTGCTTCGATTGCGAAAAGCACCGCACTTCAAATGGAATATCGTTGGCAGCAAGATCCAAAGGAAAATAGTAATGAGCAGTAA
- a CDS encoding AsmA family protein has product MKKLLWIVGSLFALVLVAIVALVLFINPNQFKPLIVDQAKQQTGLELVIDGDIGWQFFPTLGFNLGQTQLKNPQGFSSENMLSVEQVALSVEVSPLFDQQLVIGEVILDGAQFALETRKDGTSNLDALTQAQAEQPSEPAQTAQQSPQQESSSETSSSSDAWSISLAGIKVSNAKLSVLDNQAGSETTLYDMNFTLSEFAFEKWAAAQFDTKGKLTSQGATQQFSAQGKAEFKLLAALSGYELRNVEFDATYQDATNTIEKAKVALASLNFDAPNQLEFELNGVVSDLTLQAKASTQLTIDKAFSLAKLTDLVLDANLQGDALPQSPMKVDMASALSFDLTKQHLAFNLEKLTANRLEFDGKADVTLGDIPKVRFNLHSPNIDLDEFLGLNQSSTQTASTNEPSQGGETQTAPVAEVEPDLSALKGLDVKGAIVIDKFKAANAKVAAVTTEFSVNRGVATLNKFSASLYEGTIAASGKLDARKSPATYSVKKKIKGVQVHPLLVDVAEFDMVDGTGNIDVDVKGQSLKPTELKKNLAGKVVINFADGAVHGVNVAQVLRNGYARVTGQPVEESQEAKKTDFSAMSATMNLSKGVMKTNDLKLESPLLRISGSGQANYVAETVDMLIRTSVVGSLEGQGGKSIDDLKDLTIPVQISGSWAAPEFKPVFDDILKQKAKQEAERGLKRVIGDKLGNDEKTKEIADQLLKGLFN; this is encoded by the coding sequence ATGAAAAAGCTGCTGTGGATAGTCGGTTCACTATTTGCTTTGGTGCTGGTGGCTATTGTTGCCTTGGTGCTCTTCATTAATCCAAATCAATTTAAACCTCTGATTGTTGACCAAGCCAAACAGCAGACTGGCTTAGAGTTGGTTATTGATGGGGATATCGGCTGGCAGTTTTTCCCAACGCTTGGGTTTAACTTAGGCCAAACTCAACTCAAGAACCCCCAAGGCTTCAGCTCTGAAAACATGTTGAGTGTTGAGCAAGTAGCGCTATCGGTAGAAGTTTCTCCGCTGTTTGACCAGCAGTTAGTGATAGGCGAAGTGATTTTAGATGGTGCTCAATTTGCTCTTGAGACTCGTAAAGATGGTACGAGCAACCTTGATGCATTAACTCAAGCTCAGGCTGAGCAGCCTTCGGAGCCTGCACAAACAGCGCAGCAATCACCCCAGCAAGAGAGCAGTAGTGAAACTAGCAGTTCGAGCGACGCATGGTCGATCTCCCTTGCGGGCATTAAAGTAAGCAACGCTAAGCTTTCGGTATTAGATAATCAAGCGGGTAGCGAGACGACACTGTATGACATGAACTTCACTTTGTCTGAGTTTGCGTTTGAAAAGTGGGCAGCGGCGCAGTTTGATACTAAAGGCAAGCTGACGTCTCAAGGTGCTACGCAGCAATTTAGTGCTCAAGGTAAGGCAGAATTCAAACTACTGGCAGCGCTCAGCGGTTACGAGTTACGCAATGTAGAGTTTGATGCAACTTATCAAGATGCTACCAACACGATTGAAAAGGCAAAAGTTGCCTTGGCGAGTCTAAACTTTGATGCGCCGAATCAGCTCGAATTTGAGCTTAACGGTGTGGTATCTGATTTGACTTTGCAGGCTAAAGCCAGCACTCAATTGACTATCGACAAAGCATTTAGCTTAGCCAAACTGACGGATTTAGTATTGGATGCCAACTTACAAGGTGATGCGCTGCCGCAATCGCCGATGAAAGTGGACATGGCGTCCGCACTAAGCTTTGACTTAACCAAACAGCACTTAGCTTTCAATCTTGAGAAGTTGACGGCGAACAGGTTGGAGTTTGACGGCAAAGCGGATGTGACGCTAGGGGATATCCCGAAAGTTCGTTTTAATCTGCATAGTCCTAACATCGATTTGGATGAGTTCTTGGGGCTTAATCAAAGCAGCACTCAAACGGCGAGTACCAACGAGCCATCACAAGGTGGCGAGACACAAACAGCACCTGTCGCTGAAGTGGAGCCGGATCTTAGTGCACTAAAAGGTCTAGACGTCAAAGGTGCTATCGTTATCGATAAGTTTAAGGCGGCGAATGCAAAAGTGGCTGCGGTAACGACAGAGTTTAGCGTTAATCGAGGTGTTGCGACTTTGAACAAGTTCAGTGCTTCGCTCTATGAAGGCACGATTGCCGCTAGCGGTAAATTGGATGCTCGTAAGTCACCTGCAACGTATAGCGTTAAGAAGAAAATCAAAGGCGTGCAAGTACACCCACTGCTGGTAGATGTTGCTGAGTTTGATATGGTAGATGGCACAGGCAACATTGACGTTGATGTCAAAGGTCAGTCTCTAAAACCAACAGAGCTTAAGAAGAACCTGGCGGGCAAAGTGGTGATTAACTTCGCTGACGGTGCAGTTCATGGGGTGAATGTCGCTCAAGTGCTACGCAACGGTTATGCGCGAGTTACTGGTCAGCCGGTTGAAGAGTCCCAAGAAGCGAAGAAAACCGATTTCAGCGCTATGTCCGCCACCATGAACTTGTCGAAAGGGGTAATGAAAACCAACGATCTTAAGTTGGAATCACCACTGCTTCGCATTAGCGGTTCAGGTCAAGCGAACTATGTAGCGGAAACCGTCGATATGCTGATTCGAACCTCAGTCGTTGGCTCGTTGGAAGGCCAAGGTGGTAAGAGTATTGATGACCTTAAGGATTTGACCATACCTGTGCAGATCAGCGGCAGTTGGGCTGCACCAGAGTTCAAGCCTGTATTTGACGACATTCTTAAGCAAAAAGCCAAGCAAGAAGCAGAGCGTGGCCTTAAACGCGTTATTGGTGACAAGCTAGGAAATGACGAAAAGACTAAAGAAATTGCCGATCAATTACTGAAAGGCCTATTTAACTAA
- the udk gene encoding uridine kinase, with translation MSNNNQCVIVGIAGASASGKSLIASTIYNELRAKVGDDHIGVITEDCYYNDQSDLSMEERVKTNYDHPNALDHDLLCEHLEQLMKGEAVEVPEYSYSEHTRTDTTTTLTPKKVIILEGILLLTDPRLRDLMHATIFMDTPLDICLLRRVKRDVEERGRTMDSVLKQYQETVRPMFMQFIEPSKQYADIIVPRGGKNRIAIDVLKAHIAKLLKA, from the coding sequence ATGTCTAATAATAATCAATGCGTCATCGTAGGAATTGCTGGCGCTTCTGCTTCTGGAAAGAGCCTAATCGCAAGCACTATCTACAACGAGCTACGCGCTAAAGTTGGAGATGATCACATTGGTGTGATCACCGAAGATTGTTACTACAACGATCAAAGTGACTTGAGCATGGAAGAGCGTGTAAAAACGAACTACGACCACCCAAATGCACTGGACCACGATTTACTGTGTGAACACCTAGAGCAGTTAATGAAAGGGGAAGCAGTAGAAGTTCCAGAGTACAGCTACAGCGAGCACACGCGTACCGATACCACCACCACTCTAACACCGAAAAAGGTGATCATTTTAGAAGGTATCTTGCTGCTAACTGATCCGCGTCTTCGTGATTTAATGCACGCAACCATCTTTATGGATACTCCATTAGATATCTGTCTGCTTCGTCGTGTTAAGCGTGACGTAGAAGAGCGCGGCCGTACTATGGACTCAGTGCTAAAACAGTACCAAGAGACGGTTCGCCCGATGTTTATGCAGTTTATCGAACCATCAAAACAGTACGCAGACATCATTGTTCCACGTGGTGGTAAAAACCGTATTGCAATCGATGTGTTAAAAGCGCACATCGCTAAATTGCTTAAAGCGTAA
- the apbC gene encoding iron-sulfur cluster carrier protein ApbC, which translates to MQQFESKQDICQWLNQFTHSQLIEQWASTPGVVSVLASGVVKIEFPFVALELETSLSAWLESQFVQGVARFEYQIDHDIASMQTTVAATVAGVKNIIAVTSAKGGVGKSTTSVNLALALSALGTKVGILDADIYGPSIPLMLGSQDQTPQVFEDRWMQPVEAHGVVTNSVGYLVDKNEAAIWRGPMASKALSQLLNETRWPDLDYLVIDMPPGTGDIQLTLSQQIPVTTAAVVSTPQDLALADARKGAAMLQKVDVPVAGVIENMSYHICSNCGHHEAIFGSGGAVEMAKEYGLPLLAQLPLHIQVREDIDAGKPTVVARPDSEHTQLYLNLASQISSQIFWQGKAKPKQIDIMAVE; encoded by the coding sequence ATGCAGCAATTTGAGTCAAAACAAGATATTTGTCAGTGGTTAAATCAGTTCACTCACTCGCAACTGATTGAACAGTGGGCGTCAACCCCCGGTGTTGTGTCGGTGCTTGCCTCTGGTGTGGTGAAAATTGAATTTCCTTTTGTTGCACTTGAGCTTGAAACTAGCTTGTCGGCATGGTTAGAAAGTCAGTTTGTTCAAGGTGTTGCTCGGTTTGAGTATCAAATTGACCATGATATCGCATCTATGCAAACCACGGTGGCAGCGACGGTCGCTGGAGTGAAAAACATCATTGCTGTGACCTCTGCAAAAGGTGGGGTAGGCAAGTCAACAACCTCGGTGAACCTTGCGCTGGCGTTAAGCGCCCTCGGTACGAAAGTTGGCATATTAGATGCTGACATTTATGGCCCGTCCATTCCATTGATGCTTGGTAGTCAAGATCAAACTCCGCAAGTGTTCGAAGATCGCTGGATGCAACCAGTTGAAGCCCATGGAGTAGTCACCAACTCAGTGGGCTATCTGGTTGACAAAAATGAGGCGGCAATTTGGCGTGGCCCAATGGCGTCTAAAGCACTTTCTCAGTTACTCAATGAGACCCGCTGGCCCGACTTAGATTATCTAGTTATAGATATGCCTCCGGGCACGGGCGATATTCAATTGACTCTGTCACAACAGATCCCGGTCACGACGGCAGCGGTTGTGTCAACGCCTCAAGACTTGGCATTGGCAGATGCAAGAAAAGGGGCTGCGATGCTACAAAAAGTGGATGTGCCAGTAGCAGGGGTTATCGAAAATATGAGCTATCACATTTGCTCTAACTGTGGCCATCATGAAGCAATATTTGGTAGTGGCGGCGCCGTTGAGATGGCAAAAGAGTATGGCTTGCCGTTGTTGGCTCAACTGCCACTTCACATCCAGGTAAGAGAAGATATTGATGCCGGTAAGCCAACGGTAGTGGCAAGGCCTGATAGCGAACATACTCAGCTTTATCTCAATTTAGCCTCTCAAATCTCTAGTCAAATTTTCTGGCAAGGCAAAGCCAAGCCAAAACAGATCGATATCATGGCGGTTGAGTAA
- the metG gene encoding methionine--tRNA ligase, protein MATDPRKLLVTCALPYANGSIHLGHMLEHIQADIWVRYQRLRGNTVNFVCADDAHGTPIMLKAQQMGITPEEMIAAVSEEHQKDFSGFDISFDNYHSTHSEENRELASHIYLELKKNGFISSRTISQLFDPEKEMFLPDRFVKGTCPKCKSEDQYGDNCDNCGETYSPTELINPKSAVSGATPVMKDSEHFFFDLPQFESMLQEWTRSGSLQSETANKMQEWFESGLQQWDISRDAPYFGFEIPGEENKFFYVWLDAPVGYMASFKNLCAKRDDLDFDEYWKKDSTTELYHFIGKDIVYFHSLFWPAMLEGAGFRKPNNVFVHGYVTVNGAKMSKSKGTFIKAATYLDHLDPECLRYYYAAKLNSRIDDLDLNLEDFTQRVNSDVVNKIVNLASRNAGFITKRFEGKLSANFAEPELYNEFVAAADRIAELYETREFGRAIREITALADKANQYVDEKAPWVVAKEEGKDQELQDICSVGINLFRVLMAYLKPVMPALAERTEAFLNEELTWEGVAKPLVDQEITKFKALFNRIDPKKVEAMVEASKADAEAEMAAKAKAEEEKNKASQTELDKDPIAEEIEFDAFAAVDMRIARIISCEEVPKANKLLKFQLDIGGETRQVFSGIKSAYKPEELEGKLTVMVANLKPRKMKFGMSEGMILAAGPGGSDLWILEPHEGAQPGMRVM, encoded by the coding sequence ATGGCAACTGATCCAAGAAAATTGCTCGTCACTTGTGCCCTTCCGTACGCTAACGGTTCTATCCACCTTGGTCATATGCTTGAGCATATCCAAGCGGATATTTGGGTTCGATACCAGCGCCTACGTGGCAACACAGTAAACTTTGTTTGTGCAGACGATGCTCACGGCACTCCAATCATGCTTAAAGCACAACAGATGGGTATTACGCCAGAAGAGATGATCGCAGCTGTGAGCGAAGAGCATCAAAAAGACTTCTCAGGCTTCGATATCAGCTTTGATAATTACCACAGCACACACTCAGAAGAGAACCGTGAGCTAGCGTCACACATCTACCTAGAGCTGAAAAAGAATGGCTTTATTTCAAGCCGCACTATCTCTCAGTTGTTTGACCCAGAAAAAGAGATGTTCCTGCCAGACCGTTTTGTAAAAGGCACTTGCCCGAAGTGTAAGTCTGAAGACCAGTACGGTGACAACTGTGATAACTGTGGTGAGACCTACAGCCCAACAGAACTGATCAACCCGAAATCTGCAGTTTCTGGCGCAACTCCAGTAATGAAAGATTCTGAGCACTTCTTCTTTGACCTGCCTCAGTTTGAAAGCATGCTGCAAGAGTGGACTCGCTCTGGCTCGCTTCAATCTGAAACTGCAAACAAGATGCAAGAGTGGTTCGAATCTGGCCTGCAGCAGTGGGATATCTCTCGCGATGCGCCTTACTTCGGTTTTGAGATCCCAGGTGAAGAAAATAAATTCTTCTACGTATGGCTAGATGCACCCGTTGGCTACATGGCTTCATTCAAGAACCTATGTGCAAAACGTGACGATCTAGACTTTGATGAGTACTGGAAGAAAGACAGCACAACTGAGCTATACCACTTCATTGGTAAAGACATCGTTTACTTCCACAGCCTATTCTGGCCAGCAATGCTAGAAGGCGCAGGTTTCCGTAAGCCAAACAACGTGTTTGTGCACGGCTACGTAACCGTAAACGGCGCTAAGATGTCTAAGTCAAAAGGCACCTTCATCAAGGCAGCGACTTACCTAGATCACCTAGATCCTGAATGTCTGCGTTACTACTACGCAGCTAAGCTAAACAGCCGTATCGATGATCTTGACCTTAACCTTGAAGACTTCACTCAGCGTGTAAACTCTGACGTAGTTAACAAGATCGTTAACCTTGCATCTCGTAACGCAGGTTTCATCACTAAGCGCTTCGAAGGTAAGCTATCAGCTAACTTTGCTGAACCTGAGCTCTACAACGAGTTTGTCGCAGCGGCTGATCGCATTGCAGAGCTTTACGAAACTCGTGAGTTTGGCCGTGCTATCCGTGAGATCACAGCACTTGCAGACAAAGCTAACCAATACGTTGATGAAAAAGCACCGTGGGTTGTTGCGAAAGAAGAAGGCAAAGACCAAGAGCTACAAGATATCTGTTCTGTCGGTATCAACCTGTTCCGTGTTCTTATGGCTTACCTAAAACCAGTAATGCCAGCACTTGCTGAGCGCACTGAAGCCTTCCTAAACGAAGAGCTTACTTGGGAAGGTGTAGCGAAGCCTCTAGTTGACCAAGAGATCACTAAGTTCAAGGCGCTATTTAATCGTATCGATCCTAAGAAAGTCGAAGCGATGGTTGAAGCTTCTAAAGCCGATGCAGAAGCTGAAATGGCAGCAAAAGCAAAAGCGGAAGAAGAGAAGAACAAGGCAAGCCAAACCGAGCTGGATAAAGATCCAATCGCAGAAGAGATTGAATTCGATGCATTCGCAGCCGTTGATATGCGTATCGCTCGCATCATCTCTTGTGAGGAAGTGCCAAAGGCCAACAAGCTGCTTAAGTTCCAACTAGATATCGGCGGTGAAACTCGTCAGGTATTCTCGGGTATTAAGTCGGCATACAAGCCTGAAGAGCTAGAGGGCAAGCTAACGGTAATGGTAGCGAACCTAAAACCTCGTAAGATGAAGTTCGGTATGTCTGAAGGCATGATCCTAGCCGCAGGCCCTGGTGGTAGCGATCTTTGGATCCTTGAGCCACACGAAGGTGCACAGCCGGGTATGCGTGTGATGTAA
- the fadR gene encoding fatty acid metabolism transcriptional regulator FadR: MVIKAKSPAGFAEKYIIESIWKGRFPPGSILPAERELSELIGVTRTTLREVLQRLARDGWLTIQHGKPTKVNQFMETSGLHILDTLMTLDAENATSIVEDLLAARTNISPIFMRYAFKSNQDVSLKTIDGVLESCEQLLAAESWDAFVEASPYKEKIKQNVKDDSEKDESKRQAALIAKTFNFYDYMLFQRLAFHSGNQIYGLIFNGVKKLYDRVGSYYFSSDEARQLALQFYRDLREVCANGQRDALPVLIRQYGIESGQIWNQLKTTLPQDFTEDDS, translated from the coding sequence ATGGTTATAAAGGCAAAAAGCCCAGCAGGTTTTGCTGAGAAATATATTATTGAGAGCATTTGGAAAGGGCGTTTCCCACCGGGCTCAATTCTACCTGCGGAGCGAGAGCTTTCAGAACTTATTGGTGTGACGCGTACTACACTGCGTGAAGTACTGCAGCGTTTGGCGCGTGATGGTTGGTTGACGATCCAACACGGTAAGCCAACCAAAGTAAACCAGTTTATGGAGACTTCTGGCCTGCATATTCTTGATACGCTAATGACGCTTGATGCCGAAAACGCAACCAGCATTGTTGAAGATTTGCTTGCGGCACGAACCAATATCAGTCCGATCTTTATGCGCTATGCATTTAAGTCTAATCAAGATGTATCACTGAAGACCATTGATGGTGTGCTGGAATCATGTGAGCAACTGCTAGCAGCTGAAAGCTGGGATGCTTTTGTTGAAGCGTCTCCTTATAAAGAGAAGATCAAACAGAACGTAAAAGATGATAGCGAGAAAGATGAATCCAAGCGTCAAGCTGCTTTGATCGCTAAGACGTTTAACTTTTACGATTACATGTTGTTCCAGCGTCTCGCTTTCCACTCTGGAAATCAAATCTACGGTCTGATTTTCAATGGCGTGAAAAAGCTTTATGACCGAGTGGGTAGTTACTACTTCTCTAGCGATGAAGCTCGCCAGTTGGCGCTTCAGTTCTACCGTGATCTACGTGAAGTGTGTGCTAACGGCCAGCGTGATGCTCTACCAGTACTTATCCGTCAGTACGGTATTGAAAGTGGTCAGATTTGGAATCAACTAAAAACCACGCTACCACAAGACTTTACGGAAGATGATTCCTAA